One part of the Symphalangus syndactylus isolate Jambi chromosome 1, NHGRI_mSymSyn1-v2.1_pri, whole genome shotgun sequence genome encodes these proteins:
- the LOC129488948 gene encoding putative inactive serine protease 43 isoform X1: MASQDGLRRGRGGTRLSLHLLIWLQLLQSLLSEPYRPEEDSRMTPASPEARKPPVHLKFPKIPETSVASGSPAPAGPPGSWVTSASTVGEALESDGISDLGRQFSQASGPVPFVLQETELNIMHHEKCREMLKNKSISKSRMVMRGTICGYHDQGKDACQGDSGGPLVCELNGTWVQVGIVSWGIGCGRKGYPGVYTEVSFYKKWIIDHLRQASCLNSTDFLILVLCLVMPLGILVTP, from the exons ATGGCGTCCCAGGACGGCCTCCGCAGGGGCCGTGGAGGCACACGCctgagcctccacctcctgatctGGCTTCAGCTCCTTCAATCCCTGCTCA GTGAGCCATACCGACCCGAGGAGGATTCCAGAATGACCCCGGCAAGCCCAGAAGCCCGGAAGCCGCCTGTGCACCTGAAATTCCCCAAAATTCCAGAAACCTCTGTAGCTTCAGGGTCTCCAGCGCCCGCAGGGCCTCCAGGATCCTGGGTTACTTCAGCATCTACAGTGGGAGAAGCCTTGGAATCCGACGGGATCTCCGATCTTGGAAGGCAGTTTTCTCAGG CTTCAGGACCAGTGCCATTTGTTCTTCAGGAGACTGAGCTAAACATTATGCATCATGAGAAATGTCGTGAGATGCTCAAGAACAAGAGTATATCCAAGAGTAGAATGGTCATGAGGGGGACCATCTGTGGCTATCATGACCAAGGGAAGGATGCCTGTCAG GGAGATTCTGGGGGGCCCCTGGTCTGTGAATTAAATGGCACATGGGTCCAGGTGGGGATTGTGAGCTGGGGCATTGGCTGCGGTCGCAAAGGATACCCTGGAGTTTACACAGAAGTTAGTTTCTACAAGAAATGGATTATTGATCACCTGAGACAAGCTTCCTGTTTGAATTCAACAGACTTCCTCATCCTAGTCCTGTGTCTGGTGATGCCCCTGGGCATCCTGGTGACCCCGTGA
- the LOC129488948 gene encoding uncharacterized protein isoform X2 encodes MASQDGLRRGRGGTRLSLHLLIWLQLLQSLLSEPYRPEEDSRMTPASPEARKPPVHLKFPKIPETSVASGSPAPAGPPGSWVTSASTVGEALESDGISDLGRQFSQASGPVPFVLQETELNIMHHEKCREMLKNKSISKSRMVMRGTICGYHDQGKDACQ; translated from the exons ATGGCGTCCCAGGACGGCCTCCGCAGGGGCCGTGGAGGCACACGCctgagcctccacctcctgatctGGCTTCAGCTCCTTCAATCCCTGCTCA GTGAGCCATACCGACCCGAGGAGGATTCCAGAATGACCCCGGCAAGCCCAGAAGCCCGGAAGCCGCCTGTGCACCTGAAATTCCCCAAAATTCCAGAAACCTCTGTAGCTTCAGGGTCTCCAGCGCCCGCAGGGCCTCCAGGATCCTGGGTTACTTCAGCATCTACAGTGGGAGAAGCCTTGGAATCCGACGGGATCTCCGATCTTGGAAGGCAGTTTTCTCAGG CTTCAGGACCAGTGCCATTTGTTCTTCAGGAGACTGAGCTAAACATTATGCATCATGAGAAATGTCGTGAGATGCTCAAGAACAAGAGTATATCCAAGAGTAGAATGGTCATGAGGGGGACCATCTGTGGCTATCATGACCAAGGGAAGGATGCCTGTCAG TGA
- the LOC129490973 gene encoding putative serine protease 45 isoform X1 — protein MTRHWPWEVSLRMENEHVCGGALIDPSWVVTAAHCIQGTKEYSVVLGTSKLQPMNFSRALRVPVRDIIMHSKYWGRTFIMGDVALVHLQTPVTFSEYVQPICLPEPNFNLKVGTQCWVTGWSQVKQRFSANSTLTPELQEAEVFIMDDKRCDRHYHKKSFFPPFVPLVLGDMICATNCGEHLCYGDSGGPLACDVEGRWILAGVLSWEKACAKAQNPGVYTRVTKYTKWIKKQMSNGAFSGPCASACLLFLCWLLQPQMGNDLPTLSSSCLASAEWGQMV, from the exons ATGACCCGCCATTGGCCCTGGGAGGTGAGCCTCCGGATGGAAAATGAGCACGTGTGTGGAGGGGCCCTCATTGACCCCAGCTGGGTGGTGACTGCGGCCCACTGCATCCAAGG CACCAAAGAGTACTCAGTGGTGCTTGGCACCTCCAAGCTGCAGCCCATGAACTTCAGCAGGGCCCTCCGGGTTCCTGTGAGGGACATCATTATGCACTCCAAGTACTGGGGCCGGACCTTCATCATGGGTGACGTTGCCCTTGTCCACCTTCAAACACCTGTCACCTTCAGTGAGTACGTGCAGCCCATCTGCCTCCCGGAGCCCAATTTCAACCTGAAGGTTGGGACGCAGTGTTGGGTGACTGGCTGGAGCCAGGTTAAGCAGCGCTTTTCAG CCAACTCCACGCTGACCCCAGAGCTGCAGGAGGCTGAAGTGTTTATCATGGACGACAAGAGGTGTGACCGGCATTACCATAAGAAGTCCTTCTTCCCCCCATTTGTCCCCCTTGTCCTGGGGGACATGATTTGTGCCACCAATTGTGGAGAACACTTGTGCTAT ggGGATTCTGGAGGGCCATTGGCTTGTGACGTTGAGGGCAGATGGATTCTGGCTGGGGTGTTGTCCTGGGAAAAGGCCTGCGCGAAGGCACAGAATCCAGGCGTGTACACCCGCGTCACCAAATACACCAAATGGATCAAGAAGCAAATGAGCAATGGAGCCTTCTCAGGTCCCTGCGCCTCTGCCTGCCTCCTGTTCCTGTGCTGGCTGCTGCAGCCCCAGATGGGCAATGACCTCCCTAccctttcctcctcctgccttgcctctgCTGAATGGGGCCAGATGGTTTGA
- the LOC129490973 gene encoding putative serine protease 45 isoform X2, with protein sequence MNFSRALRVPVRDIIMHSKYWGRTFIMGDVALVHLQTPVTFSEYVQPICLPEPNFNLKVGTQCWVTGWSQVKQRFSANSTLTPELQEAEVFIMDDKRCDRHYHKKSFFPPFVPLVLGDMICATNCGEHLCYGDSGGPLACDVEGRWILAGVLSWEKACAKAQNPGVYTRVTKYTKWIKKQMSNGAFSGPCASACLLFLCWLLQPQMGNDLPTLSSSCLASAEWGQMV encoded by the exons ATGAACTTCAGCAGGGCCCTCCGGGTTCCTGTGAGGGACATCATTATGCACTCCAAGTACTGGGGCCGGACCTTCATCATGGGTGACGTTGCCCTTGTCCACCTTCAAACACCTGTCACCTTCAGTGAGTACGTGCAGCCCATCTGCCTCCCGGAGCCCAATTTCAACCTGAAGGTTGGGACGCAGTGTTGGGTGACTGGCTGGAGCCAGGTTAAGCAGCGCTTTTCAG CCAACTCCACGCTGACCCCAGAGCTGCAGGAGGCTGAAGTGTTTATCATGGACGACAAGAGGTGTGACCGGCATTACCATAAGAAGTCCTTCTTCCCCCCATTTGTCCCCCTTGTCCTGGGGGACATGATTTGTGCCACCAATTGTGGAGAACACTTGTGCTAT ggGGATTCTGGAGGGCCATTGGCTTGTGACGTTGAGGGCAGATGGATTCTGGCTGGGGTGTTGTCCTGGGAAAAGGCCTGCGCGAAGGCACAGAATCCAGGCGTGTACACCCGCGTCACCAAATACACCAAATGGATCAAGAAGCAAATGAGCAATGGAGCCTTCTCAGGTCCCTGCGCCTCTGCCTGCCTCCTGTTCCTGTGCTGGCTGCTGCAGCCCCAGATGGGCAATGACCTCCCTAccctttcctcctcctgccttgcctctgCTGAATGGGGCCAGATGGTTTGA